From one Streptosporangiales bacterium genomic stretch:
- a CDS encoding SIS domain-containing protein gives MSSSQSPPQPGGVQVRIRSLLPSLRPAEQRVAEHILNDPSGAPNLTITELAQACGTSETTVIRFCRAIGFDGYPGLRLALASDAGREAGTDNAAVGGDISPSDSLAEVVRKVGWHDARAIEDTVSQIDVEVLEQVVEACAGAGRIDVYGVGASAFVALDLQQKLYRIGRHAFAWSDTHVMLTSAALLGAGDVAVAISHSGETDDTIDALTQARERGATTVAVTNFPRSGISAVADHVLSTAARETTFRSGATASRIAQLSVIDFIFVGVAQQTYDQARGALEATYLAVQGRRGGASHDRKSRRGTA, from the coding sequence GTGAGCAGTTCGCAGTCACCGCCACAACCGGGAGGGGTGCAGGTTCGCATCCGTTCGCTGCTTCCATCGCTGCGTCCGGCGGAACAACGCGTCGCCGAGCACATCCTGAACGACCCCAGTGGGGCACCGAACCTGACCATCACCGAGCTCGCCCAGGCCTGCGGCACCTCGGAGACGACGGTGATCCGATTCTGCCGAGCCATCGGGTTCGACGGCTACCCGGGGCTGCGTCTCGCGCTCGCTTCCGATGCCGGCCGTGAGGCCGGCACCGACAACGCCGCTGTGGGTGGCGACATCTCACCGAGCGACAGCCTGGCTGAGGTCGTGCGCAAGGTCGGCTGGCACGACGCGCGCGCGATCGAGGACACCGTGAGCCAGATCGACGTCGAGGTGCTCGAGCAGGTGGTGGAGGCGTGTGCCGGCGCGGGCCGGATCGACGTCTACGGCGTCGGTGCGAGCGCGTTCGTCGCGCTGGACCTGCAACAGAAGCTCTACCGGATCGGCCGGCACGCGTTCGCCTGGTCCGACACCCACGTGATGCTCACCAGCGCCGCGTTGCTCGGCGCCGGCGACGTCGCGGTGGCCATCTCGCACAGCGGTGAGACCGACGACACCATCGACGCGCTGACCCAGGCCCGCGAGCGCGGCGCGACCACAGTGGCGGTGACGAACTTCCCGCGCTCTGGCATCTCCGCGGTGGCCGACCACGTGCTCAGCACCGCAGCGCGCGAGACCACGTTCCGCTCCGGTGCCACGGCGAGCCGGATCGCGCAGCTGAGCGTCATCGACTTCATCTTCGTCGGCGTCGCACAGCAGACCTACGACCAGGCACGGGGAGCGCTCGAGGCGACGTACCTCGCCGTACAGGGCCGGCGCGGCGGTGCGAGCCACGACCGCAAGTCGCGACGCGGTACGGCCTGA
- the murQ gene encoding N-acetylmuramic acid 6-phosphate etherase has translation MGLVDAPTEERNPRTTEIDRLPTLDVLRLLNHEDSLVSPAVAAVLPELARAVDVVVDRLCAHGHVHYYGAGTSGRLAALDAAELPPTFSVANDLVVAHHAGGAVALTSAIENVEDDEAAGAAEADRLGSSDVAVGIAASGRTPYVRGALVRARERGAATILITANPKAELAALADVHVGPDTGPEAIAGSTRLKAGTATKLVLNSLSTAVMVRLGRTYSNLMVHLLATNEKLRGRSVRILADATGLEHRVCADALAAAEGDLRVALVALLAEVPAPAAAAALDRTDGTVRAALAAVAEEP, from the coding sequence ATGGGCCTCGTCGACGCGCCGACCGAGGAGCGCAACCCGCGCACGACGGAGATCGACCGGCTGCCGACGCTCGACGTGCTGCGACTGCTGAACCACGAGGACTCGCTGGTGTCGCCCGCCGTGGCGGCCGTACTCCCTGAACTGGCCAGGGCCGTGGACGTGGTCGTCGACCGGCTGTGCGCGCACGGGCACGTGCACTACTACGGGGCGGGCACCAGCGGCCGGCTGGCGGCGCTGGACGCCGCCGAGCTGCCGCCCACGTTCTCCGTCGCCAACGACCTGGTCGTCGCGCATCACGCCGGCGGAGCCGTGGCCCTGACGTCGGCGATCGAGAACGTCGAGGACGACGAGGCGGCGGGAGCGGCCGAGGCGGATCGGTTGGGCAGCAGCGACGTGGCGGTCGGCATCGCGGCGAGCGGGCGCACCCCGTACGTGCGTGGCGCGCTCGTCCGCGCCCGCGAGCGCGGCGCGGCGACGATCCTCATCACGGCGAACCCGAAGGCCGAGCTCGCGGCGCTTGCGGACGTCCACGTCGGGCCGGACACCGGCCCGGAGGCGATCGCCGGCAGCACCAGGCTGAAGGCGGGCACGGCGACGAAGCTGGTGCTGAACTCGCTGTCCACTGCGGTGATGGTGCGGCTGGGCCGTACCTACTCGAACCTGATGGTGCACCTGCTCGCGACGAACGAGAAGCTGCGCGGGCGGTCGGTGCGGATCCTCGCCGATGCCACCGGTCTCGAGCACCGGGTGTGCGCCGACGCGCTGGCCGCCGCCGAGGGCGACCTCAGGGTGGCGCTCGTCGCCCTGCTCGCCGAGGTGCCGGCGCCCGCCGCAGCCGCGGCCCTGGACCGCACCGACGGCACCGTCCGCGCCGCGCTCGCCGCGGTGGCCGAGGAACCCTAG
- a CDS encoding serine hydrolase: MAAASEPPRPVRAGGRSAAARPARCHVRVLRSRPDTRGGDLEQLTGSRLDEVVHDLVTGPLGMVDTGFLPTPQRCAATEVQPWTGRSLVRGEVHDENAWALGGVAGHAGLFGTACDVALLAHAVATDGGAALRPGSVEAMLADHGHGNGLGVDLDKPRTMGALASAATAGHTGFTGTSYVLDTRTGAVAVLLTNRVHPTRDGGAVNESRVAVAEALLPVTEAATALRPGRMR, translated from the coding sequence CGACCGGCCCGGTGTCACGTACGAGTACTCCGATCTCGGCCCGATACTCGCGGGGGCGATCTCGAGCAGCTGACCGGCAGCCGCCTCGACGAGGTGGTGCACGACCTGGTGACCGGCCCGCTCGGCATGGTCGACACCGGCTTCCTGCCTACGCCGCAACGGTGCGCGGCCACCGAGGTGCAGCCGTGGACGGGACGGTCGCTCGTCCGCGGCGAGGTGCACGACGAGAACGCCTGGGCGCTCGGCGGCGTGGCCGGTCATGCCGGGCTGTTCGGCACCGCGTGCGACGTGGCGCTGCTCGCGCACGCCGTGGCGACCGACGGCGGCGCGGCGCTGCGGCCTGGCTCGGTCGAGGCCATGCTCGCCGACCACGGCCACGGCAACGGTCTCGGCGTCGACCTGGACAAGCCGAGGACGATGGGCGCGCTCGCGTCCGCCGCCACGGCCGGGCACACCGGCTTCACCGGGACGTCGTACGTGCTCGACACGCGCACCGGCGCCGTCGCCGTGCTGCTGACCAACCGGGTGCACCCCACGCGCGACGGGGGCGCGGTGAACGAGTCGCGGGTCGCGGTCGCCGAGGCGTTGCTGCCCGTGACCGAAGCCGCCACCGCGCTCCGGCCCGGACGTATGAGGTAG